The nucleotide window TATTTTGAGCGAATGCCGTTTTCTCATCCACAGCAAAAACCGAGCTTAATGCGCTAGTAAAAACCATACTCGCCATTAACACTCGTACAAAACCACCACCATGAAAACTTGCCAGCAATCGCACGTAAACGCTACCCTAAATTTGACCCGGCCATTATAGTGAATACCACCTATTAAAGTATCCAACAAATCATACGATCATGAGCTTACAAACTAAGCAATTCGACAAACTCTCGCCGCAGGTGCTGCGCCTGGTCGCGCCTAATCCCGGGCTGATGACGGGGCCCGGTACCAACACCTATATAATAGATCCCGACAATGCATGGATCATTGACCCGGGCCCGGCTGATCCAGAGCATATCGAACGCATTTTGCAATGTGTCAAAACGGTGCGTGGCATTTTATTAACTCACACTCATCCTGATCATTGGCCCGCCGCCCCGATATTAGCGCAGCGCAGCGGCGCACCTATTTATGCGGCAACACTCGCGATGGGCAACACGCCGGTTACGCCCGATCATCTATTGCACGATCAACAAACGTTCACCACTGCACAAGGGCATATCACCGCCATTCACACGCCTGGGCATGCCTCCAACCATTTTTGTTTTTTATTACAACCAGAGAATTGGCTGCTGACCGGCGACCATATAATGAATGGCTCAACCGTCGTCATCGCGCCACCCGACGGTGACATGCAAGCCTATTTGGATTCGTTAGAAAAACTTAAAACACCTGCGCCCACCTGTTTATT belongs to Gammaproteobacteria bacterium and includes:
- a CDS encoding MBL fold metallo-hydrolase; this translates as MSLQTKQFDKLSPQVLRLVAPNPGLMTGPGTNTYIIDPDNAWIIDPGPADPEHIERILQCVKTVRGILLTHTHPDHWPAAPILAQRSGAPIYAATLAMGNTPVTPDHLLHDQQTFTTAQGHITAIHTPGHASNHFCFLLQPENWLLTGDHIMNGSTVVIAPPDGDMQAYLDSLEKLKTPAPTCLLPAHGDVIDEPIRAIEQLIAHRLRREAKILHILQLEHGLSLSELVKLVYDDVSAELHPIAQQSLLAHLLKLQQEDRVSYKKNVWYLHASDY